In a genomic window of Amycolatopsis japonica:
- a CDS encoding nitrate- and nitrite sensing domain-containing protein, with protein sequence MPVGELLGRTPRPSRWATGWRTLVRWRDWSLPVKLSAVTLVPILIALALGIATIAGQVGRSDGYQRLDRLVALSGHIRTLADGLGRERTQSAAGLTAGTVGGTLELGSARADVDTAIPLYGAAASRAVENEPSLRQAREAAAAQLDRLPDIRQRASSGQLDPVQAIGEYTEVTTALLALDTALAAGASQDDLGGTPTALHDLAVMKEQLSLSQALVSFGIARSSLAPSELDQLRTAELRLTDRLTDFRAAASEQQRQEFGAAVTDQAMENRDRLAKTALGEQGTPSAQAFRTLSAQGWTDASTAVIGKVGEVANKFGAETSAVSAELVDDASSGAGLLAVLLFGAMVLAVAVVFLITRQLLRSLKVLRASALDVAEKQLPDAVRNIQEGRSQGTDVRPVPVGSDDEIGEVARAFDKVHHQALRLATEQASMRTGYSNVFVNLSRRSQSLVQRQLQLIERLERDEEDADQLATLFQLDHLATRMRRNNENLMVLSGAEPGRRSGQPVSATDVVRAAVSEIEQYQRVTVQNPPPVRLVGYAANDLMRLIAELLDNATAFSAPETQVTVATRLVEDGSFGIDILDKGIGMNEAEVAEANARLTEAPNVDLTTSRRMGLFVVGRLASRHRIGVSLHGGKDIVGVRATVSVPADLVMAPPGGDPGPATGPITQRLAPLPPQQPGGLPRRQRPTNGSRPAMPSVPSQGGERWPSAGDLAGHTKSGVNGHSHPQEARPPSDLEISGTALFSPIPRDETTPPAPEPRRPEPEPAAEPESEPVAKEADKPAPADGDLPSGKELFEAKNNTTLSEWWNQAATPAPAAPAAPTAAPKSETTPIFDEMLSAWFRSPAPAPEKPAAEPAAKKEKPGTKEPEAEKVAEAAPTAEQEARNWDFASDKAFRTVQEVSQNAPSTFTQAGLPRRRKGEQLLPGSAASSVPAAEPAAKAELPVRDPADVRGRLSSFQQGVKRGRKEAADKATPAAAETATAQPDTKPEPAKAPEPSKAPEASKAPEPVKAPETAERPAAPPAALPSRKPQAATPEPEPVAATERTDAWNFGSDEGWKAAQAVSQSVPSRMTSAGLPRRRRGEQLLPGSAGPPAGAVTPRPQRDAHDVRGRLSSFQQGIQRGRHHTAQATEGNHETLEGE encoded by the coding sequence GTGCCGGTCGGGGAGCTGCTGGGACGCACTCCCCGGCCATCTCGGTGGGCCACCGGCTGGCGCACGCTCGTGCGCTGGCGGGACTGGAGCCTGCCGGTGAAGCTGTCGGCCGTGACGCTGGTGCCGATCCTCATCGCGCTGGCACTGGGCATCGCCACCATCGCCGGCCAGGTCGGCCGTTCCGACGGCTACCAGCGGCTCGACCGCCTCGTCGCGCTGAGCGGGCACATCCGCACCCTCGCCGACGGCCTCGGCCGCGAACGCACCCAGTCCGCCGCCGGGCTGACCGCCGGCACCGTCGGCGGGACCCTGGAGCTCGGCTCGGCCCGCGCCGACGTCGACACCGCCATCCCGCTCTACGGTGCCGCCGCGTCCCGGGCGGTGGAGAACGAGCCGTCGCTCCGTCAAGCGCGTGAAGCCGCGGCCGCCCAGCTCGACCGGCTGCCCGACATCCGGCAGCGGGCGTCCTCCGGCCAGCTCGACCCCGTCCAGGCGATCGGCGAGTACACCGAGGTGACCACCGCGCTGCTCGCCCTCGACACCGCGCTGGCGGCAGGCGCCAGCCAGGACGACCTCGGCGGCACCCCGACGGCGCTGCACGACCTCGCCGTGATGAAGGAACAACTGTCGCTGAGCCAGGCCCTGGTCTCCTTCGGCATCGCGCGGTCGAGCCTCGCGCCGAGCGAGCTCGACCAGCTGCGCACCGCCGAACTCCGGCTGACCGACCGGCTCACCGACTTCCGCGCCGCCGCGTCGGAACAGCAGCGCCAGGAGTTCGGCGCCGCCGTCACCGACCAGGCGATGGAAAACCGTGACAGGCTGGCGAAAACCGCGCTCGGTGAGCAGGGAACCCCGTCGGCGCAAGCGTTCCGCACGTTGTCCGCGCAGGGCTGGACCGACGCGTCGACCGCGGTGATCGGCAAGGTCGGCGAGGTCGCGAACAAATTCGGCGCCGAGACGAGCGCGGTGTCGGCCGAACTGGTCGACGACGCCAGCAGCGGCGCGGGTCTGCTCGCGGTCCTGCTGTTCGGCGCGATGGTGCTCGCCGTCGCCGTCGTCTTCCTCATCACCCGCCAGCTGCTGCGTTCGCTGAAGGTATTGCGCGCCAGCGCACTCGACGTCGCGGAGAAGCAGCTGCCCGACGCGGTCCGCAACATCCAGGAGGGCCGCTCGCAGGGCACCGACGTGCGGCCGGTCCCGGTCGGCAGCGACGACGAGATCGGCGAGGTCGCCAGGGCCTTCGACAAGGTGCACCACCAGGCGCTGCGCCTGGCCACCGAGCAGGCCTCGATGCGCACCGGCTACAGCAACGTGTTCGTCAACCTCTCTCGCCGCAGCCAGAGCCTCGTGCAGCGGCAGCTGCAGCTGATCGAGCGGCTGGAGCGCGACGAAGAGGACGCCGACCAGCTGGCCACGCTGTTCCAGCTGGACCACCTCGCCACCCGGATGCGCCGCAACAACGAGAACCTGATGGTCCTCTCCGGCGCCGAGCCGGGCAGGCGGTCCGGCCAGCCCGTCTCCGCGACCGACGTCGTGCGCGCGGCGGTGTCCGAGATCGAGCAGTACCAACGGGTCACCGTGCAGAACCCGCCGCCGGTGCGGCTGGTCGGGTACGCGGCCAACGACCTGATGCGCCTGATCGCCGAACTGCTGGACAACGCCACGGCGTTCTCCGCGCCGGAGACCCAGGTGACCGTCGCGACCAGGCTCGTCGAAGACGGCTCGTTCGGCATCGACATCCTCGACAAGGGCATCGGCATGAACGAGGCCGAGGTCGCCGAGGCCAACGCCCGGCTCACCGAAGCCCCCAACGTCGACCTCACCACTTCGCGCCGGATGGGCCTGTTCGTCGTCGGACGGCTCGCCAGCAGGCACCGCATCGGGGTCTCGCTGCACGGCGGCAAGGACATCGTCGGCGTGCGCGCCACCGTCTCGGTCCCGGCGGATCTGGTGATGGCCCCGCCCGGGGGAGACCCCGGCCCCGCGACCGGCCCGATCACCCAGCGTCTCGCGCCGTTGCCGCCGCAGCAGCCGGGCGGCCTTCCCCGCCGCCAGCGGCCCACGAACGGTTCGCGCCCGGCGATGCCGAGCGTCCCGTCGCAGGGTGGCGAGCGGTGGCCGTCGGCAGGCGATCTGGCCGGGCACACCAAATCCGGGGTGAACGGGCACAGCCACCCCCAGGAGGCACGGCCGCCGTCCGATCTGGAGATCTCGGGAACGGCGCTGTTCAGCCCGATCCCCAGGGACGAGACGACACCGCCCGCGCCGGAGCCCCGCCGTCCCGAACCGGAACCCGCCGCCGAGCCCGAGTCCGAACCGGTGGCCAAGGAGGCGGACAAGCCCGCCCCGGCGGACGGCGATCTGCCCAGCGGCAAGGAACTGTTCGAGGCCAAGAACAACACGACGCTGAGCGAGTGGTGGAACCAGGCGGCCACCCCGGCGCCCGCCGCACCGGCGGCGCCGACCGCGGCGCCCAAATCGGAGACGACGCCGATCTTCGACGAGATGCTCTCGGCGTGGTTCCGTTCGCCCGCGCCCGCTCCGGAAAAGCCCGCGGCGGAACCCGCGGCCAAGAAGGAGAAGCCGGGGACGAAGGAGCCCGAAGCGGAGAAGGTGGCCGAGGCCGCTCCCACCGCCGAGCAGGAAGCCCGCAACTGGGACTTCGCCAGCGACAAGGCCTTCCGCACGGTGCAGGAGGTCTCCCAGAATGCCCCGTCGACGTTCACCCAGGCCGGGCTGCCGCGTCGCCGCAAGGGCGAGCAGCTTCTGCCGGGCAGCGCGGCGTCGTCGGTCCCGGCCGCCGAACCCGCCGCCAAAGCGGAACTGCCGGTCCGCGACCCGGCGGACGTGCGCGGCCGCCTGAGCAGTTTCCAGCAGGGCGTCAAACGAGGCCGCAAGGAAGCGGCGGACAAGGCCACGCCGGCCGCCGCCGAGACGGCGACCGCCCAGCCGGACACGAAGCCCGAGCCCGCGAAGGCACCCGAGCCGTCGAAGGCACCTGAAGCGTCGAAGGCACCCGAGCCCGTGAAGGCGCCGGAGACGGCCGAGCGTCCGGCGGCCCCGCCCGCCGCGTTGCCGAGCAGGAAACCGCAGGCAGCGACCCCGGAACCGGAGCCGGTCGCCGCCACCGAGCGGACGGACGCCTGGAACTTCGGCTCCGACGAGGGCTGGAAAGCCGCCCAAGCGGTGTCCCAGTCCGTGCCCTCGCGGATGACTTCGGCAGGATTACCCAGGCGCCGTCGCGGGGAGCAGTTGCTCCCGGGCAGCGCGGGACCGCCCGCCGGGGCGGTCACCCCCCGACCACAGCGAGACGCGCACGACGTGCGCGGTCGCCTGAGCAGTTTCCAGCAGGGCATCCAGCGCGGACGGCACCACACAGCCCAGGCGACCGAAGGCAACCACGAAACCCTGGAGGGTGAATGA
- a CDS encoding DUF485 domain-containing protein, which yields MPDVARPYAASNALEDTGQMPALFVRERQRQSTPPPPRPAGPDFDRIQHGKEFVALRKTFRRFVFPMSVLFFTWYMTFVLLAAYAHDFMSRKVWGEVNVGILLGLGQFASTILITIAYLKFANKRLDPKVEALRASVGAGER from the coding sequence ATGCCCGACGTCGCGCGTCCCTACGCGGCGAGCAACGCCCTGGAGGACACCGGGCAGATGCCCGCGCTGTTCGTCCGCGAGCGCCAGCGCCAGTCCACTCCCCCGCCGCCGCGCCCGGCGGGCCCGGACTTCGACCGGATCCAGCACGGCAAGGAGTTCGTCGCGCTGCGCAAGACCTTCCGGCGGTTCGTGTTCCCGATGAGCGTGCTGTTCTTCACCTGGTACATGACGTTCGTGCTGCTGGCGGCCTACGCCCACGACTTCATGAGCCGGAAGGTGTGGGGCGAGGTCAACGTCGGCATCCTGCTCGGGCTCGGCCAGTTCGCCAGCACGATCCTGATCACGATCGCCTACCTGAAGTTCGCGAACAAGCGGCTCGACCCCAAGGTCGAGGCGCTGCGGGCCTCCGTCGGAGCGGGTGAGCGATGA
- a CDS encoding solute symporter family protein, producing MSIPDNNPVLNIAVFALFVAITLYVVYRVSTRNSSTSDYYAAGSAFTGRQNGIALSGDFLSAASFLGIAGAIAIHGYDGFLYSIGFLVAWMVDLLLIAELLRNTGRFTMGDVLSFRMKQRPVRAAAATSTLVISFFYMLAQMAGAGGLVALLLDIHGGIGQALVIGVVGVIMVLYVLVGGMKGTTWVQIIKATILLLTGALITVFLFGKFGFSFSNLLSAAADNSPLGDELLEPGGSYGKSEVTKLDFVSLALALVLGAAALPHVLMRFYTVPNSREARRSVVWATACMTIFYLCTLVIGFGAAALVGPETIKNAPGGENSAAPLLALNIGGTLLLGIVSAVAFATILAVVAGLTITASASFAHDVYANIFKRGKAEPAAEVRVARLTAVAVGAFAIIGGILANGQNIAFLVALAFAVAASANLSTLLYSLFWKRFNTTGTLWGIYGGLIASLVLVFFSPVMSGAADSIISSVDFHWFPLKNPGLVSIPFSFLCGFVGTFVGRSKADPVKHAEMEVRSLTGIGS from the coding sequence ATGAGCATCCCCGACAACAACCCGGTGCTGAACATCGCGGTCTTCGCGCTGTTCGTCGCGATCACCCTGTACGTGGTGTACCGCGTCAGCACCCGCAACTCCTCCACTTCGGACTACTACGCGGCGGGCAGCGCCTTCACCGGACGCCAGAACGGCATCGCCCTGTCGGGTGACTTCCTCTCGGCGGCGTCGTTCCTCGGGATCGCCGGCGCGATCGCGATCCACGGCTACGACGGCTTCCTGTACTCGATCGGGTTCCTCGTCGCGTGGATGGTCGACCTGCTGCTGATCGCGGAGCTGCTGCGCAACACCGGCCGCTTCACCATGGGCGACGTGCTGAGCTTCCGGATGAAGCAGCGCCCGGTCCGCGCCGCGGCCGCGACGTCGACCCTCGTGATCTCCTTCTTCTACATGCTCGCGCAGATGGCGGGCGCCGGTGGCCTGGTGGCGCTGCTGCTGGACATCCACGGCGGTATCGGCCAGGCGCTCGTGATCGGCGTCGTCGGGGTGATCATGGTGCTGTACGTGCTGGTCGGCGGGATGAAGGGCACCACGTGGGTGCAGATCATCAAGGCGACCATCCTGCTGCTGACCGGTGCGCTGATCACCGTGTTCCTGTTCGGCAAGTTCGGTTTCAGCTTCTCGAACCTGCTCTCGGCCGCCGCCGACAACAGCCCGCTCGGCGACGAACTGCTGGAGCCCGGCGGTTCCTACGGCAAGAGCGAGGTCACGAAGCTCGACTTCGTCTCGCTGGCGCTGGCACTGGTCCTGGGCGCCGCCGCGCTCCCGCACGTGCTGATGCGCTTCTACACGGTGCCGAACTCGCGCGAGGCGCGCCGCTCGGTGGTGTGGGCGACCGCGTGCATGACGATCTTCTACCTCTGCACGCTGGTCATCGGCTTCGGCGCGGCCGCGCTGGTCGGCCCGGAGACGATCAAGAACGCGCCCGGCGGGGAGAACTCGGCGGCGCCGCTGCTCGCGCTGAACATCGGCGGCACCCTCCTGCTCGGCATCGTCTCGGCGGTGGCCTTCGCGACCATCCTCGCCGTCGTCGCCGGGCTGACGATCACCGCTTCGGCGTCCTTCGCGCACGACGTGTACGCCAACATCTTCAAACGCGGCAAGGCGGAACCGGCCGCGGAGGTCCGCGTCGCGCGGCTGACCGCCGTCGCCGTCGGGGCGTTCGCGATCATCGGCGGCATCCTGGCGAACGGGCAGAACATCGCGTTCCTGGTGGCGCTGGCGTTCGCCGTCGCGGCGTCGGCGAACCTCTCGACGCTGCTGTACTCGCTGTTCTGGAAACGCTTCAACACCACCGGAACCCTGTGGGGCATCTACGGCGGGCTGATCGCCAGCCTGGTGCTCGTGTTCTTCTCGCCGGTGATGTCCGGGGCCGCGGACTCGATCATCTCCAGTGTCGACTTCCACTGGTTCCCGTTGAAGAACCCGGGTCTGGTGTCGATCCCGTTCTCGTTCCTGTGCGGGTTCGTGGGCACCTTCGTCGGCCGGTCGAAGGCCGATCCGGTCAAGCACGCGGAGATGGAGGTGCGGTCCCTCACCGGGATCGGCTCCTGA
- a CDS encoding TetR/AcrR family transcriptional regulator, which translates to MVTADPARPMRADARRNYERIVAVAKEAFTADGVDVPADDIAKRAGVGAGTLYRHFPTRDKLIEAVYRDEIDGLAQQAYDLLDELPPGKALETWLATHVVYVVEKHGLAMTLKASVDAGSEVFGWCQARLRAAADTIVKAAQDEGVLRADVAGVDILRLGHGLGSAASKASEEDTKRLLTIVLDGLRTP; encoded by the coding sequence ATGGTCACGGCCGATCCGGCCCGCCCCATGCGTGCGGACGCGCGGCGCAACTACGAGCGCATCGTGGCCGTGGCGAAGGAGGCGTTCACCGCCGACGGCGTGGACGTGCCCGCCGACGACATCGCCAAACGCGCCGGGGTCGGCGCGGGCACGTTGTACCGGCACTTCCCGACGCGCGACAAGCTGATCGAGGCCGTCTACCGCGACGAGATCGACGGGCTGGCGCAGCAGGCGTACGACCTGCTCGACGAGTTGCCGCCGGGGAAGGCACTCGAGACGTGGCTGGCCACGCACGTCGTCTACGTGGTCGAAAAGCACGGCCTCGCGATGACGCTCAAGGCGTCGGTCGACGCCGGCTCCGAGGTCTTCGGCTGGTGTCAGGCACGGTTGCGGGCCGCGGCCGACACGATCGTGAAGGCCGCGCAGGACGAGGGAGTGCTCCGGGCGGACGTCGCCGGTGTCGACATCCTGCGGCTCGGGCACGGGCTGGGCTCGGCGGCGAGCAAGGCTTCGGAGGAGGACACGAAGCGGCTTCTCACGATCGTGCTGGATGGCCTGCGGACGCCATGA
- a CDS encoding MFS transporter produces MTERTLRAEPRPETAGAPPTPHRLVLPIILTCQLMLILDATVMNVALPRIQSELGFTDTGLSWVMTAYSLVFGGLLLLGGRAGDLFGRRRTFVAGAAVFTAASLLGGLAGSAELLIAARVAQGVGAALAGPSTLALITSTFTEAKARVRALALFSAMSSSGFAIGLLLGGLLTEWISWRAALYINVPFGLAIVLLTSRYVADPPRRRARLDLPGAFTGTLGVGSLVFAFTHAASHGWGDTITLGSLAAGLALLAAFVTIETRVSEPLIPLRLFAERDRAAAYVNFFLGPMAMMSMFFFLTQFLQDIAGFAALETGFAFLPMAVCMFLLSRLIPKLLPRFGPKPLALTGTALMTGGVVWLTTLTTDSGYFSHLLGPMLLMGVGAGLAFSPLSVIIMATVPTDDAGAAGGALQTLQQVGATLGLAILITVFGAVTRTPSGSPAETTVDGMTAAFTVAAVVTALSFLVALTFRRRA; encoded by the coding sequence TTGACCGAACGAACCCTGCGTGCCGAGCCTAGGCCGGAGACGGCCGGGGCCCCACCGACTCCACACCGGCTGGTCCTCCCGATCATCCTGACCTGCCAGCTCATGCTCATCCTCGACGCGACGGTGATGAACGTCGCGCTCCCCCGCATCCAGTCCGAACTGGGCTTCACCGACACCGGCCTGTCCTGGGTGATGACGGCGTACAGCCTGGTCTTCGGCGGCCTGCTGCTGCTCGGCGGCCGGGCGGGCGACCTGTTCGGGCGTCGCCGGACCTTCGTCGCCGGCGCGGCCGTGTTCACCGCCGCCTCCCTGCTCGGCGGCCTCGCCGGTTCGGCGGAACTGCTGATCGCCGCCCGGGTCGCGCAGGGCGTCGGCGCCGCGCTCGCCGGGCCGAGCACGCTGGCGCTGATCACCAGCACGTTCACCGAAGCCAAGGCACGGGTGCGCGCGCTGGCGTTGTTCTCGGCGATGTCCAGCAGCGGTTTCGCGATCGGCCTGCTGCTCGGCGGGCTGCTGACCGAATGGATCTCGTGGCGGGCGGCGCTGTACATCAACGTCCCGTTCGGGCTCGCGATCGTCCTGCTCACCTCGCGGTACGTGGCCGATCCGCCGCGACGGCGCGCCCGGCTGGACCTTCCCGGCGCGTTCACCGGCACCCTCGGTGTCGGCTCGCTCGTCTTCGCCTTCACCCACGCCGCTTCGCACGGCTGGGGCGACACGATCACCCTCGGCAGCCTCGCCGCCGGGCTGGCCTTGCTGGCCGCCTTCGTCACCATCGAGACCAGGGTGAGCGAGCCGTTGATCCCGTTGCGCCTGTTCGCCGAACGCGACCGTGCCGCGGCCTACGTCAACTTCTTCCTCGGGCCGATGGCGATGATGTCGATGTTCTTCTTCCTGACCCAGTTCCTGCAGGACATCGCGGGTTTCGCCGCGTTGGAGACCGGCTTCGCGTTCCTGCCGATGGCGGTCTGCATGTTCCTGCTGAGCAGGCTGATCCCGAAGCTGCTCCCCCGGTTCGGGCCGAAACCGCTCGCGCTCACCGGGACCGCGCTGATGACCGGCGGGGTCGTCTGGCTGACCACGCTCACGACGGACAGCGGCTACTTCTCGCATCTGCTGGGGCCGATGCTGCTGATGGGCGTGGGCGCGGGGCTGGCGTTCTCCCCGCTCAGCGTGATCATCATGGCGACCGTGCCCACCGACGACGCGGGTGCCGCGGGCGGCGCGTTGCAGACGTTGCAGCAGGTCGGGGCGACCTTGGGACTGGCGATCCTGATCACCGTGTTCGGCGCGGTGACCCGGACCCCGTCCGGAAGCCCGGCCGAGACCACCGTCGACGGGATGACCGCGGCCTTCACCGTCGCCGCCGTGGTGACGGCGTTGTCCTTCCTGGTTGCGCTGACCTTCCGGCGCCGCGCTTAG
- a CDS encoding DUF3817 domain-containing protein: protein MTTRTDDAAPARPVSLGGPLIRFRVAAYATGVALLGLVVEMLLQYVFRVELPQFVKMIPMVHGGLYLIYLLLAVDLAIKARWSMKGTLLVLIAGCIPFFSFVMERKVTHKVQAGAKL, encoded by the coding sequence ATGACCACCCGAACTGACGACGCCGCCCCGGCCCGCCCGGTCTCGCTGGGCGGACCGCTGATCCGGTTCCGCGTCGCGGCGTACGCCACCGGTGTGGCCCTCCTCGGGCTGGTCGTCGAGATGCTGCTGCAGTACGTCTTCCGCGTGGAACTTCCCCAGTTCGTGAAGATGATCCCCATGGTCCACGGCGGGCTCTACCTGATCTACCTGCTGCTCGCGGTCGACCTCGCGATCAAGGCCCGCTGGTCGATGAAGGGCACCCTGCTCGTGCTGATCGCCGGCTGCATCCCGTTCTTCTCGTTCGTGATGGAACGCAAGGTCACGCACAAGGTCCAGGCGGGCGCGAAGCTCTAA
- a CDS encoding lytic transglycosylase domain-containing protein: MRTTPENDELVDDPATPAPPRRGVGAAVFGRLVIVLAVLGLAGGGIWLVTKASAPVASPTTMEIPALQVKAADVKPGSVAPVNATLAGGAAQQTSPQQAQPKPGKDPLTAWTERAAQATGIPARALLAYGNAELAMRQMQPNCKISWATLAGIGRIESNHGQYGGAVLGQDGRPSKPIIGVPLDGSPGVKAIGDTDGGQFDGDAAVDRAVGPMQFIPSTWRRYAADGNRDGVGDPQQIDDATLAAARYLCVNNRDMSAASGWWQGILSYNNSTEYAQKVFGLADGYAKSVAAAN; encoded by the coding sequence GTGCGCACCACCCCGGAAAACGACGAGCTCGTCGACGACCCGGCCACGCCCGCTCCGCCACGCCGCGGGGTGGGCGCCGCCGTGTTCGGCAGGCTGGTGATCGTGCTGGCCGTGCTCGGCCTCGCCGGGGGCGGGATCTGGCTGGTGACCAAGGCGTCCGCCCCGGTCGCGAGCCCCACGACGATGGAGATCCCCGCGCTGCAGGTCAAGGCGGCGGACGTCAAACCCGGTTCGGTCGCCCCGGTCAACGCCACCCTCGCGGGTGGTGCCGCCCAGCAGACCTCGCCCCAGCAGGCGCAGCCGAAACCGGGCAAGGACCCGCTGACCGCCTGGACCGAGCGGGCGGCCCAGGCCACCGGTATCCCGGCCAGGGCGCTGCTCGCCTACGGCAACGCCGAACTGGCGATGCGTCAGATGCAGCCCAACTGCAAGATCTCGTGGGCGACCCTGGCGGGCATCGGCCGGATCGAGTCGAACCACGGCCAGTACGGCGGCGCCGTCCTCGGCCAGGACGGACGGCCGTCGAAGCCCATCATCGGCGTCCCGCTCGACGGGTCGCCCGGGGTGAAGGCGATCGGCGACACCGACGGCGGCCAGTTCGACGGCGACGCGGCCGTCGACCGCGCGGTCGGCCCCATGCAGTTCATCCCCAGCACCTGGCGCCGGTACGCCGCCGACGGCAACCGCGACGGCGTCGGCGACCCGCAGCAGATCGACGACGCGACGCTGGCGGCGGCGCGCTACCTGTGCGTGAACAACCGCGACATGTCGGCCGCTTCGGGGTGGTGGCAGGGGATCCTGTCGTACAACAACTCGACCGAGTACGCGCAGAAGGTCTTCGGGCTGGCGGACGGCTACGCGAAGTCCGTGGCCGCCGCGAACTGA
- a CDS encoding crotonase/enoyl-CoA hydratase family protein, which yields MSENVLVHREGPVTTITLNRPASRNAVDGPTAAALADAFRAFDTDEEAAVAVLTGSGDAFCAGADLKAVGTGRTNSLSPAGDGPMGPTRMTLSKPVIAAVRGHAVAGGLELALWCDLRVADTTAVFGVFCRRWGVPLIDGGTVRLPRLIGHSRAMDLILTGRPVDSDEALAIGLANRVVPDGEALAAAQALARELAAFPQACLRADRKSAYGQYGLTEDEAMRAEFSNALIGGGLAEEAVAGASRFSDGAGRHGSFDAPRP from the coding sequence ATGAGCGAAAACGTTCTCGTCCACCGGGAAGGGCCGGTGACGACGATCACGCTGAACCGCCCCGCGTCGCGCAACGCGGTGGACGGGCCGACCGCGGCCGCGCTGGCGGACGCGTTCCGCGCGTTCGACACGGACGAGGAAGCCGCGGTCGCCGTCCTCACCGGGTCGGGTGACGCCTTCTGCGCCGGAGCCGATCTGAAGGCCGTCGGCACCGGCCGCACCAACTCCCTCAGCCCGGCGGGTGACGGGCCGATGGGCCCGACGCGCATGACCCTGTCGAAGCCGGTGATCGCCGCGGTCCGGGGGCACGCCGTCGCGGGCGGGCTGGAGCTGGCGCTGTGGTGCGACCTGCGAGTCGCCGACACCACGGCCGTCTTCGGCGTCTTCTGCCGCCGCTGGGGCGTGCCGCTCATCGACGGCGGCACGGTCCGCCTCCCCCGCCTGATCGGCCACTCGCGGGCGATGGACCTGATCCTCACCGGCAGGCCGGTCGACTCCGACGAGGCGCTCGCCATCGGACTTGCGAACCGGGTCGTGCCGGACGGCGAGGCCTTGGCGGCCGCGCAAGCGCTCGCACGCGAACTGGCCGCGTTCCCCCAGGCGTGTCTGCGCGCGGATCGCAAGTCCGCGTACGGCCAGTACGGGCTCACCGAAGACGAGGCGATGCGGGCCGAGTTCTCGAACGCGCTGATCGGCGGAGGACTTGCCGAAGAGGCTGTCGCGGGTGCCAGCCGGTTCAGTGACGGCGCGGGGCGTCACGGCAGTTTCGACGCCCCTCGGCCCTAA
- a CDS encoding GNAT family N-acetyltransferase, translating into MTETGVALRPVSEEDLPMLEALTNDPRAAGPFEWHGWHDPHFLRRRWSETGMLAADNGMLMIDLDGQRLGFVSWHKTRTGSTSYCWNAGLVLIPEARGHGYGTEAQRLLVRYLFAHTQMNRVEASTEVDNVAEQRSLVKAGFTREGVLRGYGFRDGAWRDHVLYSVLRSDLDVG; encoded by the coding sequence ATGACAGAAACCGGAGTCGCGCTCAGACCGGTGTCCGAAGAAGACCTGCCGATGCTCGAAGCGCTCACGAACGACCCACGGGCCGCGGGCCCGTTCGAGTGGCACGGCTGGCACGACCCGCATTTCCTGCGCCGCCGCTGGTCGGAGACCGGCATGCTCGCGGCGGACAACGGGATGCTGATGATCGACCTCGACGGGCAGCGGCTCGGTTTCGTGTCGTGGCACAAGACCAGGACCGGCTCGACGTCGTACTGCTGGAACGCCGGGCTCGTGCTCATCCCCGAGGCACGCGGCCACGGCTACGGCACCGAGGCGCAGCGCCTGCTGGTCCGCTACCTCTTCGCGCACACGCAGATGAACCGGGTCGAAGCGTCGACGGAGGTCGACAACGTCGCCGAGCAGCGCTCCCTGGTGAAGGCGGGCTTCACCAGGGAGGGTGTGCTGCGCGGCTACGGGTTCCGGGACGGGGCCTGGCGCGACCACGTCCTCTATTCGGTACTGCGCTCGGACCTCGACGTGGGCTGA